In Mesorhizobium sp., one DNA window encodes the following:
- a CDS encoding type II secretion system F family protein — MFGIDTTLLAFIALAGVSAGAVAYALMYKRIQNEENTGKRLDSIKRAETDRSVIAAARDRTAEVAKRRKSIQDSLKDLENKQKSRDQIIKKPPLRVQIRQAGMTVTMERFYLYSLVTGVVLAALAYIGGAPLWAVPGALVAGALGLPRWFVSFRRARRVKAFLNEFPNALDVIVRAVKSGLPLNDGIRLIANEAQEPVKSEFRRIVESQQLGLSIPEAAMRMTETMPCPEAGFFGIVIQIQQQAGGNLSEALGNLSRVLRDRKKMKAKVQALSMEAKASAVIIGALPFIVAFLVYLSSPNYIMPLFTTPQGHMILGFSAVWMSIGIFVMRKMMNFEV, encoded by the coding sequence ATGTTCGGCATAGACACCACACTCCTCGCCTTCATCGCGCTTGCCGGCGTGAGTGCGGGCGCGGTCGCCTATGCGTTGATGTACAAGCGCATCCAGAACGAGGAGAATACCGGCAAGCGGCTCGATTCGATCAAGCGGGCCGAGACCGACCGCAGCGTCATCGCCGCCGCCCGCGACCGTACGGCGGAGGTCGCCAAGCGGCGAAAATCGATTCAGGACTCGCTCAAGGATCTCGAGAACAAGCAGAAATCGCGCGACCAGATCATCAAGAAGCCGCCTCTGAGGGTCCAGATCCGCCAGGCGGGCATGACGGTGACGATGGAGCGGTTCTATCTGTATTCCCTGGTCACCGGGGTGGTCCTCGCCGCGTTGGCCTACATCGGTGGCGCTCCGCTCTGGGCTGTGCCGGGCGCGCTGGTCGCCGGGGCTCTCGGTCTCCCTCGCTGGTTCGTGTCCTTCCGGCGCGCAAGGCGAGTCAAGGCGTTCCTCAACGAGTTCCCGAACGCACTCGACGTCATCGTCCGCGCGGTGAAGTCGGGCCTTCCGCTCAACGACGGTATCCGGCTGATTGCCAACGAAGCGCAGGAACCGGTGAAGTCCGAGTTTCGCCGCATCGTCGAGTCGCAGCAGTTGGGCCTCTCCATCCCGGAAGCCGCGATGCGGATGACCGAGACGATGCCTTGTCCGGAGGCCGGCTTCTTCGGCATCGTCATCCAGATCCAGCAACAGGCCGGCGGCAACCTGTCCGAGGCGCTCGGCAATCTGTCGCGCGTCCTGCGCGACCGCAAGAAGATGAAGGCGAAGGTGCAAGCACTGTCGATGGAGGCCAAGGCCTCGGCCGTCATCATCGGTGCGCTGCCCTTTATCGTGGCGTTCCTGGTCTACCTCTCCTCGCCCAACTACATCATGCCCCTCTTCACGACACCGCAAGGCCACATGATCCTAGGCTTCTCCGCTGTCTGGATGTCCATCGGTATCTTCGTGATGCGGAAGATGATGAATTTCGAGGTCTAG
- a CDS encoding type II secretion system F family protein, which produces MFTQLSKSISDPAFLIAVFVGIAVFATLFTLMPSFAGNTLKSRMQTVAIEREELRAKQRARLAAESDKRRRGLREEQSTGMKHIVERLDLRRALADESTMTKLRLAGFRGQNPLTKFLFFRLVLPFVGFALAAAYVFVLGGLPQQPTFVKLFVCILVAYAGFYAPVLYVSNLATKRRASIQRAWPDALDLMLICVESGMSIEAAMRKVADEIGAQSVELAEEFVLTNAELSFLQERRQAYENLANRTGLESVKGVAQALIQAERYGTPIATALRVLANESREMRLNEAEKKAAALPPKLTVPMILFFLPVLFCVILGPAGIQVSERGIFGDKNQSSSE; this is translated from the coding sequence ATGTTCACCCAACTCTCCAAGTCGATCTCGGATCCGGCCTTTCTCATCGCCGTGTTCGTCGGTATCGCCGTCTTCGCGACCCTCTTCACGCTGATGCCGTCTTTCGCCGGCAACACTTTGAAGTCGCGCATGCAGACCGTCGCGATCGAACGCGAAGAGCTGCGCGCCAAGCAGCGCGCACGCCTCGCGGCGGAGTCGGACAAGCGTCGTCGCGGCCTGCGCGAAGAACAGTCGACCGGCATGAAACATATTGTCGAGCGGCTCGACCTGCGTCGCGCTCTGGCCGACGAATCGACCATGACGAAACTCCGGCTTGCCGGCTTTCGCGGCCAGAACCCGCTGACGAAGTTCCTGTTCTTCCGACTGGTGCTGCCCTTCGTCGGGTTTGCCCTCGCCGCCGCCTATGTGTTCGTTCTCGGCGGGCTCCCCCAGCAACCGACATTCGTCAAGCTGTTCGTCTGCATTCTCGTCGCCTATGCCGGCTTCTACGCGCCCGTCCTCTACGTCTCGAACCTTGCGACCAAACGCAGGGCCTCGATCCAGAGGGCCTGGCCGGACGCGCTCGATCTGATGCTGATCTGCGTGGAATCGGGCATGTCGATCGAAGCCGCCATGCGCAAGGTCGCCGACGAGATCGGCGCCCAGTCGGTCGAGCTCGCCGAGGAGTTCGTCCTCACCAATGCCGAACTGTCCTTCCTCCAGGAACGGCGACAGGCCTATGAGAACCTTGCCAACCGCACCGGCCTCGAGAGCGTCAAGGGCGTCGCCCAGGCCCTTATCCAGGCCGAGCGCTACGGCACGCCGATCGCCACTGCGCTGCGTGTCCTTGCCAACGAAAGCCGGGAAATGCGGTTGAACGAGGCCGAGAAGAAGGCTGCCGCCCTGCCGCCCAAGCTGACCGTGCCGATGATCCTGTTCTTCCTGCCGGTGCTCTTTTGCGTCATCCTCGGCCCGGCCGGCATCCAGGTCTCCGAGCGCGGCATCTTCGG